A region of Paenibacillus sp. 37 DNA encodes the following proteins:
- a CDS encoding sensor histidine kinase: MYIWKRFMPFQNKTRSRFSLFAKINLLIVVLFIPILIMYTYSNNVTYDVVSKELQISNTKQLTFLSSQIDSRINQMMDFSLILSRDPNVRAFNGLNMWDDRYDRMQTRYVIQEKMTLQTSVTDIWPTRYAVYSQQNEDVIANYNRTTGYDEAYLKKNMSGQWTYGDQSAESQDEMKSFYWFFTDSLAQPGMLTGSNLVIEASFSYENIQNMLDTYKAGGQGDPFLYHKGNAPILNRSADKQLSAALTQYLDTHSPEDTTQDVVELNGKKYLVSSVKSTYLDWHLVDVIPLYQILKPISLSQNLFYTSMILLLVVGISASILLYRNVQYPIKQLIKGLRRVEQGDYSVRLHSKNQNEFSFLFRRFNDMSHQIQDLIENVFHEKIRAREATLKQLQAQINPHFLYNCLGYIINMAQMKDEQAVVSMAHNLSAYYRYTTRMEKETSSLQEEIKLLINYLDIQKLRNGRIEYHIDIPEDMLAQSVPRLMLQPMVENSVIHGVAKSYSSGEIRITGERKNGFGRIYIDDDGPGLSPEQYEALNLKMQEPLQEEMGCGLWNTNQRIMHTFGSHSYLLFGPSPLGGFRTEIIWEISKEDTEQGDASKS, from the coding sequence ATGTATATATGGAAGCGCTTCATGCCTTTTCAAAATAAAACCAGATCCCGATTCAGTCTATTCGCCAAAATAAATCTGTTAATTGTGGTCTTATTCATCCCCATTCTGATCATGTACACCTACTCCAACAACGTCACCTACGATGTCGTCAGCAAAGAATTACAGATCTCCAACACGAAGCAGCTCACGTTCTTGTCCAGTCAGATCGACTCCCGTATCAATCAGATGATGGATTTCAGCCTGATTCTCTCCCGAGATCCGAATGTCAGAGCCTTCAACGGCCTGAACATGTGGGATGATCGATATGACCGGATGCAGACCCGTTATGTAATTCAGGAGAAGATGACGCTTCAGACGAGCGTTACCGATATATGGCCTACCCGATATGCGGTGTATTCACAGCAGAATGAGGATGTCATCGCCAACTACAACCGAACTACCGGATATGATGAGGCGTATTTGAAAAAAAATATGAGCGGACAATGGACCTATGGGGACCAAAGTGCCGAATCACAGGATGAGATGAAATCCTTCTACTGGTTCTTTACGGACTCCCTTGCCCAACCAGGAATGCTCACGGGAAGCAATCTGGTGATTGAAGCCAGCTTCAGCTATGAGAATATTCAGAATATGCTGGATACGTATAAAGCAGGCGGACAAGGCGATCCTTTCTTATATCACAAAGGAAATGCACCCATTCTGAATCGCAGCGCGGACAAGCAGTTATCCGCAGCACTTACTCAGTATCTGGATACGCACTCGCCAGAGGATACCACACAGGACGTGGTCGAACTAAACGGAAAGAAATATCTGGTTAGCTCCGTGAAGTCCACCTATCTGGATTGGCATCTGGTTGACGTCATCCCGCTGTATCAGATTTTGAAACCCATCTCGCTTAGTCAGAATCTGTTCTACACCAGTATGATTTTGCTACTCGTTGTGGGCATCTCGGCTTCCATCCTGCTGTACCGGAATGTCCAGTATCCGATCAAACAGCTGATCAAAGGTTTACGCCGCGTAGAGCAGGGCGATTATTCCGTTCGACTGCATAGCAAAAACCAGAATGAATTCTCATTCCTGTTCCGCCGATTCAACGATATGTCCCATCAGATTCAGGATCTGATCGAGAATGTTTTCCATGAGAAGATTAGAGCCAGGGAAGCTACACTAAAGCAATTACAAGCACAGATCAATCCGCATTTCCTATATAATTGTCTAGGCTATATCATCAACATGGCTCAGATGAAGGACGAGCAAGCGGTGGTCTCCATGGCGCATAACCTAAGTGCGTATTATCGCTATACCACCCGTATGGAAAAGGAGACATCGTCGCTTCAGGAAGAGATCAAGCTGCTGATCAACTATCTGGATATTCAGAAGCTGCGCAATGGCCGGATTGAATATCACATCGATATCCCTGAGGATATGCTTGCCCAATCGGTGCCGCGATTAATGCTTCAACCCATGGTTGAGAATTCCGTCATACACGGTGTGGCGAAGTCCTATTCATCCGGGGAAATCCGAATTACCGGGGAGCGCAAGAATGGTTTTGGCAGAATATACATCGACGACGACGGACCCGGCCTAAGCCCCGAACAGTACGAAGCGCTGAACTTGAAGATGCAGGAACCTTTACAGGAAGAAATGGGCTGCGGCCTTTGGAATACGAATCAACGAATCATGCACACATTCGGAAGTCATTCCTACCTCCTATTCGGCCCATCCCCACTTGGCGGATTCCGAACCGAAATCATCTGGGAGATATCAAAAGAGGATACGGAGCAAGGAGATGCTTCTAAGAGTTAA